From Marmota flaviventris isolate mMarFla1 chromosome X, mMarFla1.hap1, whole genome shotgun sequence, the proteins below share one genomic window:
- the Satl1 gene encoding spermidine/spermine N(1)-acetyltransferase-like protein 1, whose protein sequence is MNQTGISQLGTSLLNMNQLVGNQPKTSLHDVNQPGGKKSSFSQPGVKLSHMNLLNTNQPDMWQPSMSPTCMRQPGPRQLGMNLLDINQPSMKQPGMWQPSTCQPCIREPGPSQPGMNLFDTNQPGMMQRSMSQPGMREPGPSQPGMNLLDTNQSGMRQPAMLQSSMSQPGMREPVPRQLGILQRNISQPGVREPGPSQPGMNLLDTNQPGMLQSSMSQQGMRDPALRPLSLLQRSISQPGVREPDPSQPGMNLLDINQSGMKQPAIFHPSLSQPGRRQTGPNQPGMNLLDTIQPGLKQAGVWQPGMNQPGMNLLDKNQPGMWQPGMKQADTRQLFQDQRSTWQPDISQQFPSQPVMNQTGTWQPYKSQPGTSQSGISQPDMSQPGMSFSGISQPGRSQQISSQPGPVQLVRNQSGRIQSGMSKFEKAKSPTRKSSMNSFRIRPAEARDCPEILRLIKELAACENMLDAVKLTAMDLLRDGFGENPLFYCLIAEVKNHQKPSGKMAVGFAMYYFTYDPWIGKLLYLEDFYVIQEYRGLGIGAQMLKRLSQIAIMSQCNCMHFLVVIWNQASIEYYTSRGALDLSSEEGWHLFRFNREELMDMAEEE, encoded by the exons ATGAACCAAACAGGAATAAGCCAGCTAGGCACAAGCTTACTTAACATGAACCAATTAGTTGGGAACCAACCAAAAACAAGCCTACATGATGTGAACCAACCAGGCGGGAAAAAATCAAGTTTCAGCCAACCAGGCGTGAAGTTATCACACATGAATTTACTAAACACAAATCAACCAGACATGTGGCAACCAAGCATGAGCCCAACATGTATGAGGCAACCAGGCCCAAGACAACTAGGCATGAATCTACTGGATATAAACCAACCAAGCATGAAACAACCAGGAATGTGGCAACCAAGCACATGCCAACCATGTATTAGAGAACCAGGCCCAAGCCAACCAGGCATGAATCTATTTGACACAAACCAACCAGGCATGATGCAACGAAGCATGAGTCAACCAGGTATGAGAGAACCAGGCCCAAGCCAACCAGGTATGAATCTACTGGACACAAACCAATCAGGCATGAGACAACCAGCCATGTTACAATCAAGCATGAGTCAACCAGGTATGAGAGAACCAGTCCCAAGACAACTAGGCATATTGCAAAGAAACATAAGCCAACCAGGTGTGAGAGAACCAGGCCCAAGTCAACCAGGCATGAATCTACTGGACACAAACCAACCAGGCATGTTGCAATCAAGCATGAGCCAACAAGGTATGAGAGACCCAGCCCTAAGACCACTAAGCCTGTTGCAACGAAGCATAAGCCAACCAGGTGTGAGAGAACCAGACCCAAGCCAACCAGGCATGAATCTATTGGACATAAACCAATCAGGCATGAAACAACCAGCCATCTTTCATCCAAGCTTGAGTCAACCAGGTAGGAGGCAAACAGGCCCAAATCAACCAGGAATGAATCTACTGGACACAATCCAACCAGGCCTGAAACAAGCAGGCGTGTGGCAACCAGGCATGAACCAACCAGGTATGAATCTACTGGACAAAAATCAACCAGGCATGTGGCAACCAGGCATGAAGCAAGCAGACACCAGGCAACTATTCCAGGACCAACGAAGCACGTGGCAACCAGATATAAGCCAACAATTCCCAAGCCAACCAGTCATGAACCAAACAGGCACATGGCAACCATACAAAAGCCAACCAGGCACCAGCCAATCAGGAATAAGCCAACCAGATATGAGCCAACCAGGCATGAGCTTTTCAGGCATAAGCCAACCAGGCAGGAGCCAACAAATTTCCAGTCAACCAGGGCCAGTCCAATTAGTCAGGAATCAATCAGGCAGGATCCAGTCAGGTATGAGCAAATTCGAAAAGGCTAAATCACCCACAAGGAAATCAAGCATGAATTCTTTCCGAATAAGACCTGCAGAGGCTCGAGACTGCCCAGAAATTCTGCGGCTGATTAAA GAATTGGCTGCCTGTGAAAATATGTTAGATGCAGTGAAGTTAACAGCAATGG ATTTACTGAGAGATGGCTTTGGGGAGAATCCCCTTTTCTACTGTCTGATTGCTGAagtaaaaaatcatcaaaaaccATCAG GAAAAATGGCCGTTGGATTTGCCATGTACTACTTCACGTACGACCCCTGGATTGGCAAGTTACTTTACCTAGAGGATTTTTATGTCATCCAAGAATACCGAG GCCTAGGTATTGGAGCTCAAATGCTAAAGAGGCTAAGTCAG aTAGCCATCATGAGTCAATGTAACTGCATGCACTTTCTTGTTGTCATTTGGAACCAAGCTTCTATTGAGTACTACACAAGTCGAGGGGCTTTAGACCTTTCCTCTGAGGAGGGGTGGCATTTGTTCAGGTTTAACAGAGAAGAACTCATGGACATGGCagaggaagaatga